From Deferribacterota bacterium, a single genomic window includes:
- a CDS encoding surface carbohydrate biosynthesis protein — protein sequence MEKAINKIIYLPVQIKQRAFLAKLLLGYLSLQHDYSFVIGRRKSVKQIALKGPDGIYLEKDFFGKKSEYFEKFKERNMIFYGLDDEGLVFQNDQEYLNRRVDYESIKYMKKVFTWGERQANILKNFLIDRKEDKKVIIAGNPRIDLLSEIGRNIYKNEIKYINNHYGKFILFNSFFALANGIKPIESQLKRLKRMKKNISEDILQYWLNFYNYQKELFSLIVKALQLLATDISTNLVIRPHPNEKITTWKKLFKDYKNVKVIKRYDIFPWIYCADAVIHNSCTTGIEAYLLGKKVIAYKPVTSENFELKLPNSLSIEVNSINSLKDIITKIIQNKYKETPDEIKKKRNILNYNLYTGKKLSSELLLEEFNKNIFNKNKCIVKKDYSGLIISQFLKYLHFINNIFKLPIKNPHIINDFPPTSVKEVRRYIDNLNEYFKLNFNIKIKQVSASCFYVYKT from the coding sequence ATGGAAAAGGCAATAAATAAAATAATATATTTGCCCGTACAAATAAAACAACGTGCTTTTTTAGCTAAACTTCTCTTAGGATATCTTTCATTACAACATGATTACAGCTTTGTAATTGGCAGAAGAAAATCAGTGAAGCAGATTGCATTAAAGGGACCAGATGGGATTTATTTAGAGAAAGATTTTTTTGGCAAAAAAAGTGAATATTTTGAGAAATTTAAAGAAAGGAATATGATATTTTACGGATTAGATGACGAAGGTTTAGTATTCCAAAATGATCAGGAATATTTAAACAGAAGAGTTGACTATGAAAGCATAAAATATATGAAAAAAGTTTTTACATGGGGAGAAAGACAAGCAAATATCTTAAAAAATTTCTTGATCGATAGAAAAGAAGACAAAAAAGTTATCATAGCAGGAAACCCTCGTATTGATCTTTTAAGCGAAATAGGAAGAAATATATATAAAAATGAAATTAAATATATAAATAATCATTATGGCAAATTTATTCTTTTTAACTCCTTTTTTGCATTAGCAAATGGTATAAAACCCATTGAATCACAGCTAAAAAGATTAAAAAGAATGAAAAAGAATATATCTGAGGATATCCTTCAATATTGGCTTAATTTTTATAACTATCAAAAAGAGCTCTTTAGTTTAATTGTAAAGGCTTTACAATTGCTTGCAACAGATATATCAACAAATCTAGTCATTAGGCCTCATCCGAATGAAAAGATAACTACCTGGAAAAAATTATTTAAAGACTATAAAAATGTAAAGGTGATAAAAAGATATGATATCTTTCCTTGGATCTATTGTGCAGATGCAGTGATACATAATAGTTGCACCACAGGTATAGAAGCATATCTATTAGGCAAAAAAGTAATTGCATATAAGCCTGTTACATCAGAAAATTTTGAATTAAAACTACCAAACTCTCTGAGTATTGAGGTTAATAGTATTAACTCCCTAAAAGACATTATCACTAAAATCATACAGAATAAATATAAAGAGACCCCAGATGAAATTAAAAAGAAAAGGAATATCCTTAATTATAATCTATATACAGGTAAAAAATTATCATCTGAGCTTCTATTAGAGGAATTTAATAAAAATATTTTTAATAAAAATAAATGTATTGTAAAAAAAGATTATTCTGGTCTAATTATTAGTCAATTTTTAAAATATTTACATTTTATTAATAATATTTTTAAACTTCCTATAAAAAATCCTCATATAATTAACGACTTTCCACCAACTAGTGTAAAGGAGGTAAGGAGATATATAGACAACTTAAACGAGTATTTCAAATTAAATTTTAATATTAAAATAAAACAAGTATCGGCAAGTTGTTTTTACGTTTATAAGACTTAA
- the modA gene encoding molybdate ABC transporter substrate-binding protein — protein sequence MRVVIILLFCLVTSTIYAENIYWYIGAGLKEPAKEITSKYNKTHDNKVILILGGSGQLYQKIIMSKKGDIFTPGGEKYYKIALKEGVIYKGEKLLVNTPVFGISKRASDKINSFKDLLKPGVKIVLGNPKTMELGAAFEKMSEKMPKDILEAITKNTILKALNQPQIVNYIRTSTVDAGILFEADAKMYSIEYIKIPRKYSVDVIAYIALIKYSKNKELAQSFLGYIRKNANIFSRYGYKVVME from the coding sequence ATGAGAGTTGTTATAATATTATTATTTTGTTTGGTAACATCTACTATATATGCAGAGAATATATATTGGTATATTGGAGCAGGCTTAAAAGAGCCTGCAAAGGAAATTACTTCAAAATATAATAAAACACATGATAATAAAGTTATTTTGATTTTAGGGGGTTCTGGTCAGTTATACCAAAAGATAATTATGTCTAAAAAGGGAGATATATTTACCCCAGGGGGAGAAAAATATTACAAAATTGCCCTAAAAGAAGGTGTGATTTACAAAGGAGAGAAATTACTTGTGAATACACCAGTGTTTGGCATATCTAAAAGAGCAAGTGATAAAATAAATTCTTTTAAAGACTTACTGAAACCAGGCGTAAAAATTGTATTGGGCAATCCTAAAACTATGGAACTTGGAGCTGCTTTTGAGAAGATGTCAGAAAAAATGCCTAAGGATATATTGGAGGCTATTACAAAAAATACAATTTTGAAAGCATTAAATCAACCTCAGATAGTTAATTATATTAGAACATCGACAGTTGATGCTGGTATATTATTTGAAGCAGATGCTAAGATGTATAGTATAGAATATATAAAAATACCTAGAAAATATTCTGTTGATGTAATAGCTTATATAGCTTTGATTAAGTACAGTAAAAATAAAGAGCTCGCACAATCATTTTTAGGCTATATCCGTAAAAATGCAAATATTTTTAGTAGATACGGCTATAAAGTTGTAATGGAGTAA
- a CDS encoding glycosyltransferase family 4 protein — protein MKILYVSKAQIPSNMASSIQIMKMCEAFAENGHDVTLLIPSKKNREYANMEEDIYKFYNVKKIFKVKKFPPIKFPLKILTNDISYALLCLKYAKRFNYDLIYSRDIISSTLLAYFGFSVRIELHNKLPKRKQRFFFNLLKRSKNLKKIIFISNKLKEYYLNNYKIDKNNIIVAPSAASIPTTLKRKNLSVKYSGILQVGYIGNLYVGKGIELIIKLASKMPEIDFHIVGGTKKEVNFWRNKTNSTNIYFHGFINQTNISDYINAMDVCLLPNQKIVISSVFKNNGEETYLENFGDITSPLKMFQYMAHKKPIVASDLPVIREVLNENNAILSPPDNIDKWVDAINILKDKNLRSLIANRAYNDFIKKYTWDIRAKKVLL, from the coding sequence ATGAAAATTTTGTATGTGTCAAAAGCTCAAATTCCATCAAATATGGCAAGCAGTATACAAATAATGAAAATGTGCGAAGCTTTTGCAGAAAATGGTCATGATGTGACCCTGCTAATACCCTCTAAAAAAAACCGTGAGTATGCCAATATGGAAGAAGATATATACAAATTTTATAATGTTAAAAAAATATTTAAGGTTAAAAAATTCCCACCTATAAAGTTTCCATTGAAGATATTAACAAATGATATTAGTTATGCTCTCTTATGTTTAAAATATGCTAAAAGATTTAACTATGATCTAATATATAGTAGAGATATTATTTCATCTACCCTTCTAGCCTACTTTGGCTTTTCCGTTAGAATAGAGTTGCACAACAAATTACCTAAAAGGAAACAAAGATTTTTTTTCAATCTGTTAAAAAGATCCAAAAATTTAAAGAAAATAATTTTTATTTCAAATAAACTAAAAGAATACTATTTAAATAATTATAAAATAGATAAAAATAATATTATAGTAGCTCCATCTGCTGCAAGCATCCCTACAACCCTAAAAAGAAAAAATTTATCTGTTAAATACTCAGGCATTTTACAAGTTGGTTATATTGGTAATCTATATGTAGGTAAAGGAATAGAACTAATTATAAAATTAGCTTCAAAAATGCCAGAGATTGATTTTCATATAGTAGGTGGAACAAAAAAAGAGGTTAACTTTTGGAGAAATAAAACAAACTCAACTAATATATATTTCCATGGCTTTATTAATCAAACAAACATCTCAGATTATATTAATGCAATGGATGTTTGTCTATTACCAAATCAGAAAATAGTAATCTCTAGCGTATTTAAAAACAATGGTGAAGAAACCTACCTCGAAAATTTTGGAGATATAACCTCTCCCCTAAAAATGTTCCAATATATGGCTCATAAAAAACCAATTGTAGCAAGCGATCTACCTGTCATAAGAGAAGTTTTAAATGAAAATAATGCTATTCTCTCCCCCCCAGATAATATTGATAAATGGGTTGATGCAATAAATATATTAAAGGATAAAAATCTAAGAAGTTTAATTGCTAATAGAGCTTACAATGATTTTATAAAGAAATATACATGGGACATAAGAGCAAAAAAAGTCCTGTTGTAA
- a CDS encoding CZB domain-containing protein has product MDLSKELSQALGKHSIWKNKIKRAITTGQLDTIMDIVVDYHECDFGKWLCSNEVTKKFSGNKFYEEIKIYHKKIHEEAKEIVELAKKDREKALKMFNESTLLLQFANIVRRLAA; this is encoded by the coding sequence ATGGATTTATCAAAGGAACTTTCACAAGCTTTAGGCAAACATAGCATTTGGAAAAACAAAATAAAAAGAGCTATAACAACAGGTCAGTTAGATACCATAATGGATATTGTCGTTGATTATCATGAGTGTGACTTTGGTAAGTGGCTTTGTAGCAATGAGGTTACTAAAAAATTCAGTGGAAACAAATTTTATGAAGAGATTAAAATATATCACAAAAAGATTCATGAAGAAGCAAAAGAAATTGTAGAATTAGCAAAAAAAGATAGAGAAAAAGCTCTGAAAATGTTTAATGAAAGTACGTTGTTGCTGCAGTTTGCAAATATAGTAAGAAGATTAGCAGCATAG
- a CDS encoding alginate export family protein: MKKIINYFLFLLNFTIFLVFFSFINIVPANAAKDKKLTFGINTRFRFESQHNFNIQYYGENPKKGSDSDDFLLFRIRGGLDYKPSEMLHIALWFQDAEAIDSSFSESDFYKQRFEGENNPYKDRFELWRAFINLKKPFDLPISIKVGRQRISYGDNRVFGPGEWGNTGRWLWDAAKVTYHLKRENFIDLFYGRTILHDPDEFSLTHRHSFESVGMYSHFVLPKVLLNTCIEPFIMTKIDNHNTITGEDGEKGDFESYYIGFRSFNKDIFGFNYDVTFVRQDGNYANDDIDAYAYHLLLGYEFEDLIFKPIVSVEYSYASGDDNPNDNKHETFDGAFGAKDKMYGRMNLFSWQNLKDLQFNVEINPIKWLNIRGEFHKFWLAEKEDGWYLNSKEYRDKTGASGDDLGKEVDIIVTTKPFKGSKFMLGYSHFWPDEFVKNTASKKGADWFFIQWEQSYTFNIL; this comes from the coding sequence ATTAAAAAAATAATTAATTATTTCTTATTTTTATTAAATTTTACAATCTTTTTAGTATTTTTTAGTTTTATTAATATAGTTCCAGCAAACGCCGCAAAAGATAAAAAACTAACTTTTGGTATAAATACTAGATTTAGGTTTGAGTCACAACATAATTTTAATATACAATATTATGGTGAAAACCCGAAGAAAGGCTCTGATAGTGATGATTTTCTTTTATTTAGAATTAGAGGTGGTTTAGATTATAAACCATCTGAGATGTTACATATTGCTCTATGGTTTCAAGATGCTGAAGCAATCGATTCTTCTTTTTCAGAGAGCGATTTTTATAAGCAAAGATTTGAAGGGGAAAACAACCCTTATAAAGATAGGTTTGAGTTGTGGCGTGCATTTATTAACTTAAAAAAACCCTTTGATTTGCCAATTAGTATAAAAGTAGGCAGGCAAAGAATTTCTTATGGTGACAATAGAGTATTTGGGCCTGGGGAGTGGGGTAATACAGGTAGGTGGCTATGGGATGCTGCAAAAGTAACCTATCATCTAAAGAGAGAGAATTTTATTGATCTTTTTTATGGAAGAACCATTTTGCATGATCCAGATGAATTTAGTTTAACCCATAGGCATTCCTTTGAAAGTGTTGGTATGTATAGTCATTTTGTCTTACCTAAAGTATTATTAAATACTTGTATTGAGCCTTTCATTATGACAAAAATCGATAACCATAATACTATTACAGGAGAAGATGGCGAAAAAGGTGATTTTGAATCATATTACATTGGTTTTAGAAGTTTTAATAAGGATATTTTTGGTTTTAATTATGATGTAACATTTGTTAGACAGGATGGTAATTATGCAAATGACGATATTGATGCTTATGCTTATCATCTACTGTTAGGTTATGAATTTGAAGACCTTATTTTCAAGCCAATTGTTAGTGTAGAGTATAGCTATGCATCAGGTGACGATAATCCAAATGATAACAAGCATGAAACCTTTGATGGGGCCTTTGGAGCAAAAGATAAAATGTATGGAAGGATGAATCTTTTTTCATGGCAAAATTTAAAGGATTTACAATTTAATGTTGAAATAAATCCAATTAAATGGCTAAATATTAGAGGGGAATTCCATAAGTTTTGGCTAGCTGAAAAAGAGGATGGGTGGTATCTAAATAGTAAAGAATATAGAGATAAGACTGGTGCTTCTGGCGATGATCTTGGAAAAGAAGTTGATATTATTGTTACAACAAAACCTTTTAAAGGTAGTAAATTTATGTTGGGTTATAGCCATTTTTGGCCAGATGAATTTGTTAAAAATACAGCGTCAAAAAAAGGAGCAGATTGGTTTTTTATTCAATGGGAGCAATCGTACACATTTAATATTCTTTGA